Proteins from a single region of Trichomycterus rosablanca isolate fTriRos1 chromosome 16, fTriRos1.hap1, whole genome shotgun sequence:
- the nkx6.1 gene encoding homeobox protein Nkx-6.1 isoform X2, translating to MLAVGQMDGPRQGAFFLNTPPLAALHSMTEMKTPLYPAYPLPSTGPASSTSPTSTSPNPGGVPLCGASATPHGISDILGRPVMFSAGAATSPVGLLSTLPRFSSLSPPPPPGLYFSPSAAAVAVARYPKPLAELPGRTPIFWPGVVQSPHWRDARFACSPHQHSVLLDKDGKRKHTRPTFSGQQIFALEKTFEQTKYLAGPERARLAYSLGMTESQVKVWFQNRRTKWRKRHAAEMATAKKKQDSETERLKGASDNEEDDDDYNKPLDPNSDDEKITQLLKKHKPNPGLIMHSETDSS from the exons ATGTTAGCTGTGGGGCAAATGGACGGACCTCGTCAGGGTGCATTCTTCCTCAACACCCCTCCTTTAGCCGCACTGCACAGCATGACCGAAATGAAGACCCCTCTCTACCCGGCGTACCCGCTCCCATCCACCGGCCCGGCGTCGTCCACCTCCCCGACCTCCACCTCTCCAAACCCGGGCGGAGTCCCG CTGTGCGGAGCCTCCGCCACCCCGCACGGAATAAGCGACATCCTCGGCCGGCCGGTCATGTTCTCCGCGGGAGCTGCGACCTCTCCTGTCGGGCTGCTGAGCACTCTACCCCGCTTCAGCAGCCTGAGTCCGCCGCCTCCTCCGGGTCTTTACTTCAGCCCCAGTGCGGCCGCCGTGGCCGTGGCTCGATACCCAAAACCTCTGGCTGAACTTCCAGGAAGGACCCCGATATTCTGGCCCGGGGTGGTTCAGAGCCCGCACTGGAGGGATGCAAGATTTGCATGTTCACCTC ATCAGCACTCAGTGCTGCTGGATAAGGACGGGAAGAGGAAACACACCAGACCCACCTTCTCCGGCCAGCAGATTTTTGCTTTAGAAAAGACTTTTGAACAGACCAAGTATTTAGCGGGACCGGAGAGAGCTCGCCTGGCATATTCACTGGGCATGACCGAGAGCCAAGTCAAG GTTTGGTTCCAGAACCGGAGGACGAAGTGGAGGAAGCGACATGCGGCTGAAATGGCCACAGCCAAGAAGAAGCAGGACTCAGAGACTGAGAGACTGAAAGGAGCTTCAGACAAtgaggaagatgatgatgattataatAAACCTTTAGATCCGAACTCGGACGATGAGAAAATCACTCAGCTGCTGAAGAAACACAAACCGAACCCGGGACTCATAATGCACTCAGAAACCGACAGTTcctaa
- the nkx6.1 gene encoding homeobox protein Nkx-6.1 isoform X1, with amino-acid sequence MLAVGQMDGPRQGAFFLNTPPLAALHSMTEMKTPLYPAYPLPSTGPASSTSPTSTSPNPGGVPVSSPGIKTSTAVLSSLGSSQLCGASATPHGISDILGRPVMFSAGAATSPVGLLSTLPRFSSLSPPPPPGLYFSPSAAAVAVARYPKPLAELPGRTPIFWPGVVQSPHWRDARFACSPHQHSVLLDKDGKRKHTRPTFSGQQIFALEKTFEQTKYLAGPERARLAYSLGMTESQVKVWFQNRRTKWRKRHAAEMATAKKKQDSETERLKGASDNEEDDDDYNKPLDPNSDDEKITQLLKKHKPNPGLIMHSETDSS; translated from the exons ATGTTAGCTGTGGGGCAAATGGACGGACCTCGTCAGGGTGCATTCTTCCTCAACACCCCTCCTTTAGCCGCACTGCACAGCATGACCGAAATGAAGACCCCTCTCTACCCGGCGTACCCGCTCCCATCCACCGGCCCGGCGTCGTCCACCTCCCCGACCTCCACCTCTCCAAACCCGGGCGGAGTCCCGGTCTCCTCCCCGGGAATCAAGACCTCCACAGCGGTGCTCTCCAGCCTCGGATCGTCGCAGCTGTGCGGAGCCTCCGCCACCCCGCACGGAATAAGCGACATCCTCGGCCGGCCGGTCATGTTCTCCGCGGGAGCTGCGACCTCTCCTGTCGGGCTGCTGAGCACTCTACCCCGCTTCAGCAGCCTGAGTCCGCCGCCTCCTCCGGGTCTTTACTTCAGCCCCAGTGCGGCCGCCGTGGCCGTGGCTCGATACCCAAAACCTCTGGCTGAACTTCCAGGAAGGACCCCGATATTCTGGCCCGGGGTGGTTCAGAGCCCGCACTGGAGGGATGCAAGATTTGCATGTTCACCTC ATCAGCACTCAGTGCTGCTGGATAAGGACGGGAAGAGGAAACACACCAGACCCACCTTCTCCGGCCAGCAGATTTTTGCTTTAGAAAAGACTTTTGAACAGACCAAGTATTTAGCGGGACCGGAGAGAGCTCGCCTGGCATATTCACTGGGCATGACCGAGAGCCAAGTCAAG GTTTGGTTCCAGAACCGGAGGACGAAGTGGAGGAAGCGACATGCGGCTGAAATGGCCACAGCCAAGAAGAAGCAGGACTCAGAGACTGAGAGACTGAAAGGAGCTTCAGACAAtgaggaagatgatgatgattataatAAACCTTTAGATCCGAACTCGGACGATGAGAAAATCACTCAGCTGCTGAAGAAACACAAACCGAACCCGGGACTCATAATGCACTCAGAAACCGACAGTTcctaa
- the nkx6.1 gene encoding homeobox protein Nkx-6.1 isoform X3 has protein sequence MDGPRQGAFFLNTPPLAALHSMTEMKTPLYPAYPLPSTGPASLGSSQLCGASATPHGISDILGRPVMFSAGAATSPVGLLSTLPRFSSLSPPPPPGLYFSPSAAAVAVARYPKPLAELPGRTPIFWPGVVQSPHWRDARFACSPHQHSVLLDKDGKRKHTRPTFSGQQIFALEKTFEQTKYLAGPERARLAYSLGMTESQVKVWFQNRRTKWRKRHAAEMATAKKKQDSETERLKGASDNEEDDDDYNKPLDPNSDDEKITQLLKKHKPNPGLIMHSETDSS, from the exons ATGGACGGACCTCGTCAGGGTGCATTCTTCCTCAACACCCCTCCTTTAGCCGCACTGCACAGCATGACCGAAATGAAGACCCCTCTCTACCCGGCGTACCCGCTCCCATCCACCGGCCCGGCGTC CCTCGGATCGTCGCAGCTGTGCGGAGCCTCCGCCACCCCGCACGGAATAAGCGACATCCTCGGCCGGCCGGTCATGTTCTCCGCGGGAGCTGCGACCTCTCCTGTCGGGCTGCTGAGCACTCTACCCCGCTTCAGCAGCCTGAGTCCGCCGCCTCCTCCGGGTCTTTACTTCAGCCCCAGTGCGGCCGCCGTGGCCGTGGCTCGATACCCAAAACCTCTGGCTGAACTTCCAGGAAGGACCCCGATATTCTGGCCCGGGGTGGTTCAGAGCCCGCACTGGAGGGATGCAAGATTTGCATGTTCACCTC ATCAGCACTCAGTGCTGCTGGATAAGGACGGGAAGAGGAAACACACCAGACCCACCTTCTCCGGCCAGCAGATTTTTGCTTTAGAAAAGACTTTTGAACAGACCAAGTATTTAGCGGGACCGGAGAGAGCTCGCCTGGCATATTCACTGGGCATGACCGAGAGCCAAGTCAAG GTTTGGTTCCAGAACCGGAGGACGAAGTGGAGGAAGCGACATGCGGCTGAAATGGCCACAGCCAAGAAGAAGCAGGACTCAGAGACTGAGAGACTGAAAGGAGCTTCAGACAAtgaggaagatgatgatgattataatAAACCTTTAGATCCGAACTCGGACGATGAGAAAATCACTCAGCTGCTGAAGAAACACAAACCGAACCCGGGACTCATAATGCACTCAGAAACCGACAGTTcctaa
- the rpl17 gene encoding 60S ribosomal protein L17, which yields MVRYSLDPENPTKSCKARGSNLRVHFKNTRETAQAIKGMHIRKASKYLKDVVVKHQCVPFRRYNGGVGRCAQAKQHDWTQGRWPKKSAEFLLHMLKNAESNAELKGLDVDSLVIEHIQVNKAPKMRRRTYRAHGRINPYMSSPCHIEMILTEKEQIVPKPEEEVAQKKKVSQKKLKKQKLMARE from the exons ATGGTCCGTTACTCGCTCGACCCCGAGAACCCGACTAAAT CATGCAAGGCACGGGGCTCCAACCTGCGCGTTCACTTCAAG AACACCCGTGAGACCGCTCAGGCCATCAAAGGCATGCACATCCGCAAGGCCAGCAAGTACCTGAAGGACGTGGTGGTGAAGCACCAGTGCGTTCCATTCCGGCGCTACAACGGCGGCGTCGGGCGCTGCGCACAG GCTAAGCAGCACGACTGGACTCAGGGTCGCTGGCCCAAGAAAAGTGCGGAGTTCCTCCTCCACATGCTCAAGAACGCCGAGAGCAACGCCGAACTCAAG GGTTTGGACGTGGACTCTCTGGTGATCGAGCACATCCAGGTGAACAAGGCCCCCAAGATGCGCAGGCGTACGTACCGAGCCCACGGCCGCATCAACCCCTACATGAGCTCCCCATGCCACATCGAGATGATCCTCACCGAGAAGGAGCAGATCGTCCCCAAACCGGAGGAGGAGGTCGCCCAGAAGAAAAAG GTTTCCCAGAAGAAGCTGAAGAAGCAGAAGCTCATGGCTCGGgagtga